The following proteins are encoded in a genomic region of Takifugu rubripes chromosome 9, fTakRub1.2, whole genome shotgun sequence:
- the pgghg gene encoding protein-glucosylgalactosylhydroxylysine glucosidase: MPAHQTATTVSVPLRVLDHTQLQVFPAARPGDTNARFFFFPTWKINQESTFRGSIKVAFNHFSFKPFRGTRTITPVPPPASSSADLVADARQTFLNLHLGATSHVPAWLCCPGPPRSATLALAMPRGSDPYLFTADSLPTDPRFLPPLANGLLGWRVYNDVMHMGGVYNGEGGRCHRADVPCPLAVVMRVEASARQEYTLDARAGVFTHTLTTPSVAVSQTFYSHRCYPNLMVMEVLMVRHVTSEEPFTVEMVGSFTPQSQDVEFKLGPDYKGGRYIHGMTKSAEYPGGPRPAVHLIWTPVPSSLTLPAAQSQVCWGFLLAVANTSESAEGAYDEGLTQMGTGDLRPSHDKAWAELWLKSTLEVVGSERLCRALIGCMFYLLSAFPSIHDTSSSFGGISPGGLSNGGDGQDYWGHVFWDQDIWMYPGIALFYPELARAVLRYRVGTVDGAKYNAQKQGYKGLKFPWESALSGREVCPDDVYGQQEIHINGDVTLAFQNYLYLTEDLSVFREGGAELVYGVADYWVSRVKWNPEDQKYHLLGVMPPDEYYRNVNNSVYTNAAAKLSLHFAEDLANLLHHPAPKKWRDVAERLKIPFDQASQYHPEYDGYVKGYPVKQADTVMLGYPLGFQMPLEVRKNDLEVYEPVTDPNGPAMTWSMFAIGWLELGDTEKAQLLLQKCFQNIQGPFQVWSESSDGSGAVNFLTGMGGFLQAVLFGYTGFRVQKECLAFSPLLPSDLSELCIRGVSYLGCRMDWLLRKDDVCVILRQQAGGADSDAKSCNLQVVLKDSGIQIPLMPGQPVTFPRGPGCVCKLALTSYCWPF; this comes from the exons ATGCCTGCCCACCAAACTGCAACAACGGTGTCCGTTCCACTCCGGGTTTTGGATCACACCCAACTCCAGGTTTTCCCTGCAGCCCGACCCGGCGACACAAATgctcgattttttttttttccgacCTGGAAAATAAACCAAGAAAGTACCTTTAGAGGAAGCATCAAAGTggcttttaatcatttttcattcAAACCATTTCGGGGAACACGCACCATcactcctgttcctcctcctgcgtCCAGCTCTGCTGACCTCGTCGCGGACGCGCGTCAAACGTTCCTAAATCTGCAC CTCGGTGCTACTTCACACGTACCGGCGTGGCTTTGTTGCCCAGGCCCTCCTCGAAGTGCCACCCTCGCCCTCGCCATGCCGCGTGGCTCAGACCCATACCTTTTCACCGCCGACTCTCTACCCACCGATCCCCGTTTCCTCCCGCCGTTAGCCAACGGCCTTCTGGGATGGCGGGTGTACAACGACGTCATGCACATGGGTGGCGTTTACAACGGGGAGGGAGGACGGTGTCACCGCGCAGATGTGCCTTGTCCTCTCGCTGTGGTGATGAGGGTAGAGGCATCGGCccggcaggaatacaccctggacgCCCGCGCAG GTGTTTTTACCCACACGCTGACCACGCCCAGCGTGGCCGTCTCCCAGACCTTCTATTCACACCGATGCTACCCCAACCTTATGGTGATGGAGGTCCTGATGGTgcgtcatgtgacctcagaggAGCCGTTCACCGTTGAGATGGTCGGCTCGTTCACGCCGCAAAGCCAAGACGTTGAATTCAAGTTGGGTCCCGATTATAAAGGAGGAAG GTACATTCATGGGATGACGAAGAGCGCCGAGTATCCCGGAGGTCCTCGTCCCGCGGTGCACCTCATCTGGACGCCCGTGCCTTCTTCTCTGACACTTCCTGCCGCACAGAGCCAAGTGTGCTGGGGCTTCCTCCTGGCTGTGGCCAACACTTCAGAGTCCGCCGAGGGGGCGTACGATGAGGGCCTGACTCAGATGGGGACAGGTGACCTGCGGCCGTCTCACGATAAGGCCTGGGCGGAGCTGTGGCTGAAGAGCAcgctggaggtggtgggttcAGAAAGGCTCTGCagggctctgattggctgcatgTTCTACCTGCTCAGCGCGTTCCCATCCATACACGACACGTCCAGCTCTTTCGGTGGAATCAGTCCAGGCGGGCTGTCTAATGGCGGGGACGGGCAGGACTACTGGGGCCACGTGTTCTGGGACCAG GACATTTGGATGTACCCGGGCATAGCGCTGTTCTACCCCGAGCTAGCTCGAGCTGTACTGAGGTACAGGGTGGGGACGGTCGATGGTGCAAAATACAATGCGCAGAAGCAGGGGTACAAG GGACTAAAGTTCCCCTGGGAGAGCGCGCTGTCGGGGAGGGAGGTGTGTCCAGATGATGTCTACGGACAACAGGAGATTCACATAAACGGAGACGTCACCCTGGCCTTTCAGAACTACCTCTACCTCACAGAG GATCTGTCTGTGTTCAGGGAGGGCGGCGCTGAGCTGGTGTACGGTGTGGCAGACTACTGGGTTTCCAGGGTTAAATGGAACCCCGAAGACCAGAAGTATCATCTTTTGG GCGTCATGCCGCCCGATGAGTATTACCGCAATGTCAACAACTCGGTGTACACAAACGCAGCGGCCAAATTGAG TCTCCACTTTGCGGAGGATTTGGCCAACCTCCTCCATCATCCTGCACCTAAAAAATGGCGGGATGTGGCCGAACGGCTAAAAATACCTTTTGATCAGGCATCCCAGTACCACCCTGAGTACGACGGCTACGTCAAAG GGTATCCAGTGAAACAGGCCGACACGGTGATGCTGGGTTATCCTCTTGGATTCCAAATGCCCCTAGAGGTCAGGAAAAATGACCTTGAGGTGTATGAGCCGGTAACAGACCCTAATGGGCCAGCCATGACGTGG AGTATGTTTGCGATCGGTTGGCTGGAGCTGGGGGACACAGAGAAAGCTCAGCTTTTACTCCAGAAGTGCTTCCAGAACATTCAAGGACCATTCCAG GTGTGGAGCGAGTCGTCCGATGGCTCTGGCGCAGTCAACTTTCTCACAGGAATGGGTGGATTCCTACAGGCTGTGCTGTTCGGTTACACTGGCTTCAG AGTTCAAAAGGAGTGCCTGGCGTTTTCCCCGCTCCTCCCCAGCGACCTTTCCGAGCTCTGCATTCGAGGCGTGAGCTATCTGGGCTGTCGGATGgactggctgctgaggaaaGATGACGTTTGTGTTATACTcaggcaacaggcaggtggcgCTGACAGCGATGCCAAGTCCTGTAATCTACAGGTGGTTCTCAAGGACTCAGGAATCCAAATTCCTCTCATGCCAG GGCAGCCTGTGACCTTTCCTCGAGGACCAGGGTGCGTTTGTAAACTGGCTTTGACCTCTTACTGTTGGCCTTTCTGA